Below is a window of Haloglycomyces albus DSM 45210 DNA.
GCACGCAGCTGGGGCGACATATTCGCTTCCGCCCCTGGCGGAAGTGCCTTCATGTCTCCGGTACGCATTTGTTCCAGCTGCACCCGGGCGGCCATCTGCTGGGCGACCAGGGCGGCTTGGATGCCGTGGAACAGTCCTTCCAGCCAGCCGACCAGTTGCGCCTGAGCGATGCGCAGCTCCGGCTCGGACGGGGTCTCCTCCGCGCTGAAGGGCAACGACAGGCGCTCCAACTCGTCACGGAGTTCAGGGGCCAGGCCGGACTCCAATTCGGCGATGGAGCGCTGGTGGATGTCGCGCAGTCGCTGCCGACCCTTGTCGTCCAAATCGGCGGAGCGCACCTCCTCCAGCAGTTGCTTGACCATCGAACCGACCCGCATGACCTTGGCGGGCTCGGCGACCAGCTTCGACGGGTCGGGTTCAAAGGTCTCGTCGGATTCCTCGGCGGCCTCGGCGTGACGTGCTTTGGCTTCCTCCAACGACACCACATTGCCCTCGGCGTCTACAATCTGAAGTTCCTCGTCCGCGCCGCCTTCTTGGTCCTCGGTGCGGTCTTTTTCATCGGTGGCGTCCGATTCGGGATTCCTCTGGTGGGTGTTGTCAGCCATTGGGTTACTCCCTGTCGTTGAATTTCGCATCGAATCGGTGGGCGACGGTGTCGCGACGGCTGCGGGATCGTGCCCACGGCCCTCCGCGTCGCCCGATTCAATTCTAGTGACCTTCCCAATCGGTAACGACAGGCAACCTGGCATTCCTTCCCGGTTGTGACCTTTGTTTCGATCCACCGGGACGTGTGTTCTCAGTCCGACACCTGCTCCGGAACGGTCCGTGTCGCCGACTCCTGTGCCCGCGCACCGCCTTTCTCGTCGATCAGAGCCCACATGAGCTGGGCATAGGCCCAACCGGTCATGGCAGTGGCGGAATCGACGCCCGACCCGACCGATTTGCGGGCCCGCAGCAGGGCCGCCGAGGTCTTCGGTCCCCAGATTCCGTCGACGGCGCCCGGAGAGTGCCCCGAGTAACGCAGTAGGACCTGGACGCCCTTGACGCCTTCTCCTTCGTCGCCTTCTTTCAATCCGATCACTGACGTTCCTCCTATCGGTGATATGGGAGCGATGCCCCACGATCCGGTGTCGTCGTACGGGGGACGCGAGCGCCCGTCGGGTCCGCGCCCCACCGACACGTGCATGTGGCGGGTATGGGGATTGCTTCCGTGGTAGGCCCACCAGTTCCAATTGGTGTGGATACCGGCGATCCAACGGTTGAAGATGCAGTACTTGAGGGCTGGATTGCGGGTGGAAGGGTCGACGAGCACATCGGACAACCGCTCCATGTCGGCCCCGGCCCCCGGGTCGTGGGTGAAATCGGCGGCACAGACGACCCCCGCCGAATTGGGGTTGTGATCGCTGGCCGTCCCCGCATGGGCCGAGTCACCGATCGTTCCGTCACTGCGACGGGATCGGTGTGGGGCCAGAGCGTCGATCTCATCTCTCAATACTTCTAGACTGGTGGCAAGTCGCCAGGACATCGTGGATTCTCCAGATCGCTGGGTGGGCACCGGCCGGATCGCTGGAACGTGTACGCACCTCTGGGCGGGCGTGACATGCGTATCGCTCAACGACCAAGACGGTATTCATCGGTCGCACCGGGCAGGGTCGAAACGAATCCGCGGGGACGGCGGCGACGAGGGTGCGTATAGCACCATCAGTCCGTTTCGGCCGATAGACGAATTTTACGATGCTTTCGGAGGAAATGGAAGTGTCCCGGCTGGTTTCGCCTGCGGAAAGCCCATAATTCCGTCGTACGGATGACGCGATACACCTCACGACTGCGACCCGGCCGCCGGTGCCATCGCTGATCGGAGATTCCAGCGGCGCAGACCTCCGGATTTGTCCGTGGGGAGGAGGTCAACCGGTCCTAGCAGGTCACGTCAAACTCGCTCGCAATAGCGGCGGGACCGGAGTCGGTCCGCGCAGTCATCACAGCTGAATCCGGTGTTCACTGACAGATCGCGCACTCGGTTAACCTGTCGGGATCGCAGAGCGGTGGGATAGAAGCGCCATCATCGACCGGCAGATCCCTGTTCGACTGACTATCGTAGGACTCGACGTCATCCCCGTAACGCCTGTCGCCCGAAGTGAGTACTTCGGGCGACAGGCGAAAGTCCCCTTATTCGGCCGGCTTCCGCTTCGCGGTTGCGATGAGAATTGCCGCCGCGCCGACTACGAGGGCCGTCACGGCGAATGTGATCACGCGTGTTCGGTCATATCCGGTTTGGGACAACGTCGGCAGCGTCAGTGTCACCGATGTGTCGTGGACAAGGTAGTTGGGCGGCGGTTCTTTCTCCGGGTTCCAGACTCCGTCAGGTGTGTCCGGTTGCTGCGGTGGACTGACAATTTCGCATGTACTGTCGGCGCTGTCTTCGCAGACCGCTCCGGGGGCGGTGGTCACGACGGCATTCGACAGTTGAACGCCGGGTTGGATGTCGGGCGCGACCGTGACTGAGTAGGTGAGGGATACCGTATTGCCCGTAGAGATCGGCCCGCTCCAAGTCAATACCGGTTCATCGTAAGTTACCGATCCGGTTGTCGCTGTGGCGTCGTTGTTGTAAGTGGCATGCTGAAGAACCTCGGTGAGGTCGTCGGTGATGGTGAAGGGGTGGTTTTCGGTGTAGTCCACTTCTCCTGTGTTGGTCATTTCGACCTGGTAGGTAATCGTGTCTCCGGGGCCGGCAGTGGTGGTGTCGGCTGTTTTACCAATAGTGACTTCAGAGCAGGGCAGATGGATGGGAATTTCCGCAGAGCGTATGTTGGCTTTGTTGAATGCCCAGTCTTGGATATCCCTGTTGTTGCCCCACGAGTTCCTGGAATAGTCCCAGCCGTGAACTCCCCCAGTGGAATTGATACCTTCGGTGCCGTCTTTTACCGGTGTCGAGTTGGAACGATCGTCGGATAGTGCGGTGTCGTTCCAGTACACTGTGTCGTCTCCGGTCTGCGGTCCGTTGAGATGCTCCAGTTCGAATCCACCATCGCGCCCTTCGACGTCGTGGTTGACGAAGTAGATCGGTGCCGCCTCGTCGATGAGGGCGACGGCCGAAAGCTCGCGGCAGTTTTCTACCGGCAGGCCAGTGCCGTCGAGTCCGTCCCAAGCGATTTCGACGTCGCTGGTTTCACTGACGGTAACGCCCCATGAGATTTCCCGGTCGGTATCCGGGTCGAAGGTCCCATTGTTGTCTATGTCCAGTCGGATGTGTACGGTCCCATTGAAGTTGCTGACTTCGAGGTGGAACGTACCTTCGCTGCTTATGGGCGATGTCGGCCGGTAGGAGAGCTCTCCCAGCGACGGAGCCGATATGGGGTTGAGCAGCCAATCGCCGGTTCCATCAGGCAGCGTGACATTGGCGGGTAGATCGGTTGCCGGAGGTGCGAAGAAGATTTTGTACAGTCCGCAGGCAGATCGGTCCGCGATCACGCTCGAGGTGTGTTCAACACTGGCGTTGACCGGTACGCACGTGTCTTCGATGGTGACACCCGTGGCAGTGGATTGGAAGTCGGACCAGATGCCGTCGTAGTCGCGATACGTGCCACGATACTGGTAGCCGAACTCGGAAAGATAATAGAGGTTGAAATCGTCCGCTTCCTGCTGTTGTACAGCGTATACGGAAGTCCAAACGCGACCGGGTACGGCGGTTCCGTTGTCGGTTACGCTGATGTCCCAGTGCGCCGGCGGGCTTTTCCTGGAGGTGCCGTTGAGGTAGGAGATCTGCCATGTGCCCGCGGTGGCTGAGGACAGGCCGGAGTATGAGCAGGTCTTTCCTACCGGGTCGGCTTTGGTAATGGTGCAGGAGGGCAGGGCGGTTCCATCTGGACTGGTGACAGTGAGAACCGAATCGATGTCACGTTCAGTGGAATCAGCTTCGGCTCGTGTGAAGGCCACATCAAGCGTTTCTCCCGGCAGCACGTAGGCGTAGAAAGTGTTCTGAGCCCGGGAGGACGCAATTTCTCCTCCGGTGTACTCGGCGAGCGGTTTGGTCGGCGCATCGGTGATGACCGGGCCGACGCTTTGAGCCTGAGCCGGCAGTGCCATCAGCGAAGCAATCGTCGCTATCACGAACACGAAGATAAGCAGAGTCCGGCACGTTCGCATTTGATCAGTCACAAGAGACTAAATATCATATTCAGTGCGCAATTATCATTTAACATGCGGAATGAGGGCAATGCGGATTCCCTAGCATTAATGTCCCTCGTCAATCCGATGACGTTCACGGTGGCGGCGAGGCGTGCGTAGAACCGGGCGAGCTCGGACGGTAGGGAGCCGCAGGAGCCCGATCCGTTGGGCGGGTTTATATCGGTGTAGATGCTGAGATGAGCGGTCATTTCTGACGGGCTCCCGATCGGGCCCGGCCTGATCTGGTACGCAGTCCGCCGATTTCTGAACCGGTACTTCACACAGCTCAAATGCATTTCGGCGCCTACCCGCTTTACCAGGTAGGCGCCGAAATCGCTGTTCATAATCAGTGCGCGAGGTGGGAGTTGAACCCACACGTCCTATCGGACACTGCCACCTGAAGGCAGCGCGTCTGCCATTCCGCCACTCGCGCTCATATACAATTTGCCGACCACGCTCTTCCGCGCGGTCCCCACCATCATAACCGATGCCCTCATTGGAATCCGGCGCGGGGGTACCGCCGCCGTGACGCACACTGCACCGGCACCCGAAACCTCTAAATCAACGGACGCAAACGCCCCACCGGTTGGCCGCCACCGTAGATTTCCGGCCACGACAATTCCTCGATCACCTTGTGGGCTTCGTGGCTCGGCAGGAAATCGGTGTGCTGCACCAGAGCACGCAAGGCCACCGGCATCGCCGCACGTTGACCCCCGTCGTCGATCTTGACCACCACGGTGCCGACACCCGGAATCGACAGCGCCTGCACCGCCTCGGCTCCGCCCTTCGATACCAGGCCGTCGATCGCGATCATGGCCTTGGAATCCACCCCGTCGGAGCCCTGGATCAGTTTGGGGTAATGCCGCATCGCATCGGCGATCGCACGCTCCTCGGTTCCCTCGACCGCCGCAGTCAAGCGATGGAAAGCGCGCCCCAGGCCGGTCAGGCTGTAGGCGAACAGAGGTGCACCGCAACCGTCGACCCCGGTCGCGGCGATGTCCTCACCGGTCATCTCCTCCACCGTCGCCGCGACCTGCTGCTGCAGCGGGTGCTCCGGATCCAGATACGACGCCGGATCCCATCCGTTCAGCTTGCTCACCGCCACCATGGCCGAGTGCTTACCCGAACAGTTCATGTACACCCGACGCGCGGCCCCACCATGCGCCACCACAGCGCGGCGAGCGGCCGGGTCGCCCGGCAGGTCCGGCGGACACTGCAGAGCCTCCTCGCCCAGCTCGGCGCTGCTCAACAGGCTGTCCACCTCGTCGACGTGGAACTCCTCGCCTCGATGGCTGGCGGCGGCGATCGCCAGATTCGCCTCCGTGGCCGGCTTCCACCCCGCCCGCAGCGCGGCCAAAGCCTGAAAGGGTTTGGCCGAGGAACGCGGGAAGACGGGCGATGCGATATCGCCCACGGAGTGGACCACCGTGCCTTCGCCATTGAAGACGGCGACCGAGCCGCGATGGAAGCTCTCCGAAAAACCGGAACGAACGACTTCAGCGACCAGTTCGCCACCACAGTAATGCTTAGTTGTCATACTGGGCAGATTAAAGGTCCGTTTCCGCGCTCGCGCTCTGATCGCCGACTTTGTAAGTTACGTCCGAGCGTTCGACCACATTACGTTTCAGCAACGCGAGCGCGATCTGTCCTTCATCCACGTGCTGAACAGCTGTTCCAATCGTTCCGACCTGTTTTTCGCCGGCGAAAACCGGCGTACCGGGCTCGGGTGGATTCTCGTCCGAGCCGTCCAGGTGTAGTTTCACCAATCGACGAGGCGGCTTGCCGAGGTGGTGGACCCGTGAGACGGTTTCCTGTCCTCGGTAGCAGCCTTTGTCCAGGTGGACGGCGGCGTCCAGCCAGGCGCCGACTTCGTGGGGAACGGTCTTGTGGTCGGTGTCGACTCCGAAGACCGGTCGTCCGGCGGCCACGCGGAGGGCGTCTTCGGTCCAGGTCCCGGCGATCGGCTGGTCGTCGGGCATCGCACTGCGCGGCACGAGAACGTCGGTGGTCTGTTCCACGAGGTGGTCGGTCCGGCGGGCCCATCCCGTCTCGGTGGCGGTTCCCGGGTACCGCTGGGTGGTTTCGGCCAACAGGTCCTTGGAGGCGAACTTCGCCGGCGGGACATCCTGTCCGCTGGGGGCGGCGAGGTCCAGATCGCGACGGCCTCGGGTGTAGGTGACCAGGGCGTACTGATCGGAGACGTCGACGATGTCGACTTCGGTGCGGAATTTCATCATCTGGAGGAACGTCAGGAACGGCTCCACCGAGTCGGGGGCGACGTCCAGCCACGTGGTGGTGCCGTCGTCGTAAAGCCCGGCGTGATGTTCGATCCGTCCGGTCGGCGAGAGAACCATCACCTCGGTCCCGGTGTGCTCCGGAAGTTTTTCGATGTGCTGCGTCATCAGTGAGTGCAGCCAGGTCAGGCGGGCGTCGCCCGTTACGGTGACGATGTGGCGGTTCGAGCGATCCAGGATCGCTCCGTCCTCGAGCGCTTGCCGCTGTTCCTTCAACGGCTGGCCGAAATGCCAGGCTCGGTCACCGGACGCATTGGGCACTGCCCCAGGTAGGTCGAGGTAGGGAGAACGATTGTTATCCATGAGTTCCATCTTTCTTGTCGAGACATTGCGCGCAGGTGCCGAACAGGGCCACGTGTCCGATATCGAGTACGAACCCGGAGTCCGAGGCGATCGCGTCGCGGGCGGAGGAAAAAACGGCGGGACTGACTTCTTCGGTCTTTCCGCAACGGTGACATACCAGATGGGCGTGGCCGCGATCTCCCGCCAAGTGGTAGGTGGGGGCACCGTGCGACAGGTGCGTATGCGTCACCAGGTTCAACTCTTCCAGGAGGTCGAGGGTCCGGTAGATGGTGGTGATGTTGATGCCTTCAACCCGTTCGGCGACGCTGTCGTGGATGTGCTCCGGTGTGGCGTGTCCGAGATCAGCGATGGCATCAAGCACCAATTGCCGCTGCGGTGTCATTCGCATGCCTCGAGAACGCAGTACTGCGGCGAGATCGACGGTGTGGTTGGCTGACATGTACACCATCCTAATTTCCCGACCGTCACAATGGAGCCATGGCTGAAGTGACTGTTGCTATGGGTAGGGGCCTCGTACCGCCCGACCAACCGATCGTGTGCGCCGACGACCTGGGTGTGGTGCGGGGCGACGGCGTCTTCGAAACGATCAATGTGCGACACGGCGTTCCTTTCCTACTGAAGGAACATCTGGAGCGAATCCAAAATTCCGCCCAGGCGATGGAGATCGACGCACCCGGCTCGGGGGAACTGCGCGGTTTGGTGGAATCGGCGGTGGAGGAATGGAACACGCGTTCGGCGGAGGAAGCGGCCTTGCGGTTGGTGGTGACGCGGGGACGGCCGAGCGGCGGCGGGCCGACGGTTTTCGCCACGGTGGACCGCGTTGACGATTTGTCGAAGCGCCCCCGCACGACCGGGGTCGCACTCAGGTCGGCGTCGCTCGGGGTGGCGGCCATGGCCCGAAAGGACGCGCCCTGGCTTCTGGGCGGCGTCAAGGCCGTGTCCTATGCGACCACGATGAGCGTGTTGCGCTGGGCCAAAGGTCAGGGTGCCGACGATGCCCTGTGGGTGTCGTCCGACGGCTATGCCTTGGAGGGGCCGACGTCCTCGCTGTTGTGGCTGCGGAACGGCACGCTCTACACGACCTCCACTGAAACCGGGGTACTTCCGGGCACGACCAGCACGTTTCTTCTCAATCAAGCCGCGCGCATCGGCCTGGACGCCAAGAGCGACGTCATCGGTTTGACCGATCTCTTCGAGGTGGACGCCGCGTGGCTGAGCTCGTCCGTCAGAGGTGTGGTATTTATCACAGAAATCGACGGCAGGCCCATGCCCCAACGCCCCGATATCCACTCTGAGCTGCAAAAACTTAGTGGTTTTACCGCCTGAGCATCACAGTTTGGTATCAATTTTCAGGGAACTCTCAGGTACAGCCCAGCGCCAGCCCAGAGTCATGAACCAACATAATAATCGTTCCGGTCACGCCGACACAGAACTCGAAGAGTTCACTCGATGAAACACGGGCAGTTTTGTCGGGCTAACGTGTACAGCAGCGAACAGCCTGCCACACAGGCATATCGCGACAGACAGGAACAATCCGGGGGCACAAAACCGGTTCGGGTCATCGGGCACAACCCAACCGGTGCCATAGAAAAGTGGAGCTCCTCCACTTTAACGAGGGTGTAGTGAATGGGCAAGCACTACACCCTCATCTTTTACTCAGATCACTCAAAGAATTCTTATTATCCCAGCGCACAGCCATTAGTATCGTTTAGGTATCGATACGGTCACGAAACGGTCCACTGACCGCTCTATACGTCCTCGGCCCTGGCCATCAGGTCTTGCGCTTCGGGAGCCAGCGTCTCGATCACGTCAATCGCCTCAGCCTGAGTGTCGAAGCCACTGGTCATAATCACCAGGCGAATCGGCTCCCCGGCTTCGTCGGTAACCTCGCCGGACGAATGCACCACCCAAGGCACTCCGAATTCATAACGGGTGTCCCAGCCGTTCTTCACCCAACCGGATTCGCCGTCCTCGACGGCGGCACTGACACCCCACCGCTGTTCGGGTACCACCTCGGCGAGCACACTGCGGAAGTATTCCCGCTGTTCAGGGTTGAAGTATTCGGACTCTTCAGAGAACATGACGTCCAATAGGCGCTTCTGATCCCCCGCCGTCGACTCGGTGTAACCCCAGCGCTGTTCGGGGTGCTCGTGAGTGGAGTCCATCCCGTAGTGTTCGTGGGCCTCACGTAGAGCGGAATGGCCGTCCAAGATGTTGAACAACAGCCTGTTGGTGGCCTCATTGTCGGACTTGCCGACCATGTCGTGGATGAGTTCGTCGACCCAGCCGGGAATCTCCGCCGGCGAGCCGTAGTGCTCCACCAGCATCGCCAATACCTCCAGCTTGACGATGGAGGCGGCCGAATGCGTCTGGTCGGCGTTGAAGTCCAGTTCGTACTTACCGTCACCCGCCGCTACCGATACCGAGACGTTCTCATCGAGGTCCATATCCGCGACGACCTCGGAGAAGGTATCGGACAAGGTCTCATTGACGGCTTGACGCCGGTCTTCTTCGTTCGGCATCAGATCCGACCCCGACAGATCCTCGGGGTCCATCTGCGAGGAATGACGTTCGCGGTCATCGCCGCCCTCGGCACCCTGACCGTCGGTCTCGTCGGCATCCCGATTGAGTGCGACGACTACGGTAGCCACAACCAGTATCAGGACAATCGGAGTTGCCGTGAAAAACCAAAAATTCGGTCGAGTCAAGAATCGTAGACTCAATTTCCACCTACCCAGCCACATAACCGTTGATGTGGATTAACTGATACGCCGTCGGCTGGGCACCGCTGGTGTTCGTGGGGCGGGGCCATGACCGGGGGCTATTTCCACAGCCTGGCCGCGCCGCCACGCTGCGTTATGCTAC
It encodes the following:
- a CDS encoding peptidoglycan-binding domain-containing protein; its protein translation is MRDEIDALAPHRSRRSDGTIGDSAHAGTASDHNPNSAGVVCAADFTHDPGAGADMERLSDVLVDPSTRNPALKYCIFNRWIAGIHTNWNWWAYHGSNPHTRHMHVSVGRGPDGRSRPPYDDTGSWGIAPISPIGGTSVIGLKEGDEGEGVKGVQVLLRYSGHSPGAVDGIWGPKTSAALLRARKSVGSGVDSATAMTGWAYAQLMWALIDEKGGARAQESATRTVPEQVSD
- a CDS encoding YgfZ/GcvT domain-containing protein, giving the protein MDNNRSPYLDLPGAVPNASGDRAWHFGQPLKEQRQALEDGAILDRSNRHIVTVTGDARLTWLHSLMTQHIEKLPEHTGTEVMVLSPTGRIEHHAGLYDDGTTTWLDVAPDSVEPFLTFLQMMKFRTEVDIVDVSDQYALVTYTRGRRDLDLAAPSGQDVPPAKFASKDLLAETTQRYPGTATETGWARRTDHLVEQTTDVLVPRSAMPDDQPIAGTWTEDALRVAAGRPVFGVDTDHKTVPHEVGAWLDAAVHLDKGCYRGQETVSRVHHLGKPPRRLVKLHLDGSDENPPEPGTPVFAGEKQVGTIGTAVQHVDEGQIALALLKRNVVERSDVTYKVGDQSASAETDL
- a CDS encoding serine hydrolase yields the protein MATVVVALNRDADETDGQGAEGGDDRERHSSQMDPEDLSGSDLMPNEEDRRQAVNETLSDTFSEVVADMDLDENVSVSVAAGDGKYELDFNADQTHSAASIVKLEVLAMLVEHYGSPAEIPGWVDELIHDMVGKSDNEATNRLLFNILDGHSALREAHEHYGMDSTHEHPEQRWGYTESTAGDQKRLLDVMFSEESEYFNPEQREYFRSVLAEVVPEQRWGVSAAVEDGESGWVKNGWDTRYEFGVPWVVHSSGEVTDEAGEPIRLVIMTSGFDTQAEAIDVIETLAPEAQDLMARAEDV
- a CDS encoding DUF11 domain-containing protein, which gives rise to MIATIASLMALPAQAQSVGPVITDAPTKPLAEYTGGEIASSRAQNTFYAYVLPGETLDVAFTRAEADSTERDIDSVLTVTSPDGTALPSCTITKADPVGKTCSYSGLSSATAGTWQISYLNGTSRKSPPAHWDISVTDNGTAVPGRVWTSVYAVQQQEADDFNLYYLSEFGYQYRGTYRDYDGIWSDFQSTATGVTIEDTCVPVNASVEHTSSVIADRSACGLYKIFFAPPATDLPANVTLPDGTGDWLLNPISAPSLGELSYRPTSPISSEGTFHLEVSNFNGTVHIRLDIDNNGTFDPDTDREISWGVTVSETSDVEIAWDGLDGTGLPVENCRELSAVALIDEAAPIYFVNHDVEGRDGGFELEHLNGPQTGDDTVYWNDTALSDDRSNSTPVKDGTEGINSTGGVHGWDYSRNSWGNNRDIQDWAFNKANIRSAEIPIHLPCSEVTIGKTADTTTAGPGDTITYQVEMTNTGEVDYTENHPFTITDDLTEVLQHATYNNDATATTGSVTYDEPVLTWSGPISTGNTVSLTYSVTVAPDIQPGVQLSNAVVTTAPGAVCEDSADSTCEIVSPPQQPDTPDGVWNPEKEPPPNYLVHDTSVTLTLPTLSQTGYDRTRVITFAVTALVVGAAAILIATAKRKPAE
- a CDS encoding asparaginase gives rise to the protein MTTKHYCGGELVAEVVRSGFSESFHRGSVAVFNGEGTVVHSVGDIASPVFPRSSAKPFQALAALRAGWKPATEANLAIAAASHRGEEFHVDEVDSLLSSAELGEEALQCPPDLPGDPAARRAVVAHGGAARRVYMNCSGKHSAMVAVSKLNGWDPASYLDPEHPLQQQVAATVEEMTGEDIAATGVDGCGAPLFAYSLTGLGRAFHRLTAAVEGTEERAIADAMRHYPKLIQGSDGVDSKAMIAIDGLVSKGGAEAVQALSIPGVGTVVVKIDDGGQRAAMPVALRALVQHTDFLPSHEAHKVIEELSWPEIYGGGQPVGRLRPLI
- a CDS encoding Fur family transcriptional regulator encodes the protein MSANHTVDLAAVLRSRGMRMTPQRQLVLDAIADLGHATPEHIHDSVAERVEGINITTIYRTLDLLEELNLVTHTHLSHGAPTYHLAGDRGHAHLVCHRCGKTEEVSPAVFSSARDAIASDSGFVLDIGHVALFGTCAQCLDKKDGTHG
- a CDS encoding aminotransferase class IV, translating into MAEVTVAMGRGLVPPDQPIVCADDLGVVRGDGVFETINVRHGVPFLLKEHLERIQNSAQAMEIDAPGSGELRGLVESAVEEWNTRSAEEAALRLVVTRGRPSGGGPTVFATVDRVDDLSKRPRTTGVALRSASLGVAAMARKDAPWLLGGVKAVSYATTMSVLRWAKGQGADDALWVSSDGYALEGPTSSLLWLRNGTLYTTSTETGVLPGTTSTFLLNQAARIGLDAKSDVIGLTDLFEVDAAWLSSSVRGVVFITEIDGRPMPQRPDIHSELQKLSGFTA
- a CDS encoding bacterial proteasome activator family protein — translated: MADNTHQRNPESDATDEKDRTEDQEGGADEELQIVDAEGNVVSLEEAKARHAEAAEESDETFEPDPSKLVAEPAKVMRVGSMVKQLLEEVRSADLDDKGRQRLRDIHQRSIAELESGLAPELRDELERLSLPFSAEETPSEPELRIAQAQLVGWLEGLFHGIQAALVAQQMAARVQLEQMRTGDMKALPPGAEANMSPQLRAVMAERAARGEDHDSHPGQYL